A single region of the Halobacterium wangiae genome encodes:
- a CDS encoding cyclase family protein, translating to MPLHDLSHELGSGLPYPGDPAASVTPHATVAADGYRVAEIACTTHSGTHVDAPAHLQEDGATLGAYDVETFRFDARVVDCTDYEARAAIGADSVPETDADLLVFDTGFADRWGEECYFDHPYLTAAAAEQCADQNCHVGLNAPSVDPTPTENAGGDEPADFPAHRALLGNGCLILENLTNLAPLPERVVVHAYPLPVDADGAPVRAVAVSD from the coding sequence ATGCCACTGCACGACCTCTCCCACGAACTCGGTTCGGGACTGCCGTACCCGGGCGACCCCGCGGCGTCGGTGACTCCGCACGCCACCGTGGCCGCGGACGGCTACCGGGTGGCCGAGATCGCGTGCACCACTCACTCGGGCACGCACGTCGACGCCCCGGCGCACCTCCAGGAGGACGGAGCGACGCTCGGGGCGTACGACGTCGAGACGTTCCGCTTCGACGCGCGAGTCGTGGACTGCACCGACTACGAAGCCAGAGCAGCGATCGGTGCCGACAGCGTCCCGGAGACGGACGCAGACCTGCTCGTCTTCGACACCGGGTTCGCCGACCGGTGGGGCGAGGAGTGCTACTTCGACCACCCGTACCTGACGGCAGCGGCGGCCGAGCAGTGTGCCGACCAGAACTGTCACGTCGGACTCAACGCGCCGAGCGTGGACCCGACACCGACCGAGAACGCCGGCGGCGACGAACCGGCGGACTTCCCGGCCCACCGTGCACTCCTCGGCAACGGCTGCCTGATCCTGGAGAACCTGACGAACCTCGCTCCGCTCCCCGAACGCGTCGTCGTCCACGCCTACCCGCTGCCGGTCGACGCCGACGGTGCGCCGGTACGAGCGGTCGCCGTCAGCGACTAG
- a CDS encoding DUF7112 family protein — translation MPDRVTDDSVPTVVGTLARAGGTRRREIQLPADAADDFPAGDVVRLVLDGTEYRTQLARLPGGEPAIRGAYETPSLARDPGSADNHLATWVDAKHLEAGRSVHVDVVEAGFKYGVRAPGESASYDAFEPPSEGLADIARSLDES, via the coding sequence ATGCCCGACCGCGTCACCGACGACAGCGTGCCGACCGTCGTGGGCACGCTCGCCCGCGCAGGGGGCACGCGACGCCGCGAGATCCAGTTGCCAGCGGACGCGGCCGACGACTTCCCCGCAGGCGACGTCGTTCGGCTCGTCCTCGACGGTACGGAGTACCGGACCCAGCTAGCGCGTCTCCCGGGCGGCGAACCGGCGATCCGGGGCGCGTACGAGACGCCGTCGCTCGCTCGCGACCCGGGCAGCGCGGACAACCACCTCGCGACGTGGGTCGACGCGAAGCACCTCGAAGCGGGCCGGTCGGTCCACGTCGACGTCGTCGAGGCCGGCTTCAAGTACGGCGTCCGAGCGCCCGGCGAGTCCGCCAGCTACGACGCCTTCGAACCGCCGAGCGAGGGGCTCGCGGACATCGCACGCTCCCTCGACGAGTCGTAG